One genomic window of Candidatus Pseudobacter hemicellulosilyticus includes the following:
- a CDS encoding DUF6527 family protein, giving the protein MLRTLTLQYLQHKFVDSIPDNVGEGILYVCIEYGTVVHKCVCGCQNEVVTPLSPKDWKLTFDGETISLYPSIGNWRFKCKSHYWITNNRIIHAPKSGDPARRRRKRWFSW; this is encoded by the coding sequence ATGCTTCGCACCTTGACTCTACAGTATCTACAGCATAAGTTCGTCGACTCTATTCCTGATAATGTTGGAGAGGGCATTTTGTACGTCTGTATCGAGTACGGAACCGTTGTGCACAAGTGCGTATGTGGGTGCCAGAACGAGGTGGTTACACCGTTATCGCCAAAGGACTGGAAATTGACGTTTGATGGCGAAACAATTTCGCTTTACCCGTCGATAGGCAACTGGCGATTTAAATGCAAGTCTCATTACTGGATTACCAATAACAGAATAATACATGCACCTAAGTCAGGCGACCCAGCACGCCGGCGCCGAAAAAGATGGTTTAGCTGGTAG
- a CDS encoding Fic family protein, giving the protein MTKKTKGLNAGAAFNDLPFLPPDREKIETKKVLLQLVKSAVALAELKGLAHTLPNSAILLNAVVLKEASASSEIENVITTQDKLYQALSANDAKLDAATKEVLRYREAMLFGFRLVLQKGFLNANAVVEIQQTLEGNTAGIRKLPGTALRNAATGEVVYTPPDDHDTILGLMRNLEEYLNEKDDLSPLIRMAVQHYQFESIHPFYDGNGRTGRILNILYLILHGLLESPILYLSSFIIKNKGDYYRLLQEVRTKDNWESWVLYILKGVEETARRTIHQIQEVNQLFTSTGEFIKQKAGKLYNKELLELLFEQPYCKIDYLTNRLQITRITASKYLKGLEQLGVLQPRKVWKETLYINTALFELLKK; this is encoded by the coding sequence ATGACAAAAAAAACAAAAGGGCTAAATGCTGGGGCTGCCTTTAACGATCTTCCATTTTTACCTCCTGATAGAGAAAAAATTGAAACTAAAAAGGTTTTGCTTCAGTTGGTCAAGTCCGCTGTGGCATTGGCAGAATTAAAGGGCCTGGCCCATACATTGCCTAATTCTGCTATTTTATTGAATGCCGTAGTGCTTAAGGAAGCATCCGCAAGTTCTGAGATTGAGAACGTTATAACTACTCAGGATAAATTATACCAGGCGCTGTCAGCAAACGATGCTAAGCTGGATGCGGCAACAAAAGAAGTTCTTCGCTACAGGGAAGCAATGTTGTTTGGTTTTAGGCTGGTTTTGCAAAAAGGTTTTCTGAATGCCAATGCTGTCGTAGAAATTCAGCAGACCTTAGAGGGAAATACTGCTGGAATACGAAAGCTTCCTGGCACAGCATTACGGAATGCAGCAACAGGAGAGGTTGTTTATACTCCTCCGGATGATCATGACACCATTCTTGGTCTCATGAGAAATCTGGAAGAATATTTAAATGAAAAGGATGACCTTTCTCCGTTGATAAGGATGGCCGTTCAACACTATCAATTTGAGAGTATTCATCCATTTTATGATGGAAATGGAAGGACTGGCAGGATCCTTAATATTCTCTATCTGATCCTGCATGGTCTTTTAGAAAGCCCAATATTATATTTAAGTAGTTTTATTATTAAGAATAAAGGTGATTATTATCGTCTTTTACAGGAAGTGCGAACAAAAGATAATTGGGAGAGCTGGGTCTTATATATCCTGAAAGGGGTAGAAGAAACAGCTCGTCGTACAATCCATCAGATACAGGAGGTAAACCAACTGTTCACTTCTACAGGAGAATTCATAAAGCAAAAAGCAGGAAAATTATACAACAAAGAACTGCTGGAGCTCTTGTTCGAGCAGCCTTATTGCAAGATCGATTACCTCACGAACCGGCTTCAAATAACAAGAATAACTGCTTCGAAATACCTGAAAGGGTTGGAACAACTGGGTGTTTTACAACCCAGGAAGGTTTGGAAAGAAACACTGTATATTAATACTGCGCTTTTTGAATTGTTGAAAAAATAG
- a CDS encoding cupin domain-containing protein: MEITRIGAKSSVKGPDDWFTGAVRIDPLFEPNASRRAAAAMVTFEPGARTAWHTHPLGQTLIITAGCGYVQKESGPVETVYPGDVVWFEANEKHWHGATATNGMTHIAIQENLNGKVVEWLEQVTEAEYSVG; encoded by the coding sequence ATGGAAATAACCAGGATAGGCGCCAAATCTTCCGTAAAGGGCCCTGACGACTGGTTCACCGGCGCCGTACGGATCGATCCATTGTTTGAGCCAAATGCGAGCAGGCGGGCTGCTGCAGCCATGGTTACTTTTGAGCCTGGCGCCAGGACAGCCTGGCATACGCATCCGCTTGGACAAACGCTGATCATTACTGCCGGTTGTGGATATGTGCAAAAAGAATCTGGTCCGGTGGAAACAGTTTATCCCGGCGATGTGGTCTGGTTTGAAGCTAATGAAAAGCACTGGCATGGCGCTACCGCTACCAATGGCATGACGCATATCGCTATCCAGGAGAACCTGAACGGAAAAGTAGTGGAGTGGCTGGAGCAGGTTACGGAAGCTGAGTACAGTGTAGGGTAA
- a CDS encoding NAD(P)-dependent alcohol dehydrogenase has protein sequence MKRRKFIEQSALTGAGLILANPSALFSQINNSLSMSKNIQTRGYAAKDASGKLSLWEFERRPVGDNDILIDIKYASICHSDIHQMKGDWGPQQYPQVPGHEIVGIVSAVGKNVTKFKVGDRAGVGCMVDSCMECEHCRHGEEHYCDNGKTLFTYGNPDKTAPSGITQGGYSTKIVVRDHFAVHIPDHISLEEAAPLLCAGITTYSPIMKAAFKIGDKVGVAGIGGLGHLAVKLAVSKGAEVYAFTTSADKVKDIKAFGAKEVIVVDELSKLKPYKGLLDYMIATIPAQYDVAAYSSVVKPGGFYTQVGMPVGFELTLSNIGLANTRVNFNASLIGGIPETQEVVHYCADNKVLPQIEVIKAEQVNEAWTKVLNKEARYRYVIDAATI, from the coding sequence ATGAAAAGAAGAAAATTCATTGAACAGTCTGCCCTGACAGGCGCAGGACTGATCCTTGCCAATCCTTCTGCACTTTTTTCACAAATAAACAATAGCCTCAGCATGAGTAAGAACATACAAACGCGCGGGTATGCGGCGAAAGATGCATCCGGGAAATTAAGCCTCTGGGAATTTGAGCGCCGGCCGGTGGGCGACAACGATATCCTGATTGATATTAAATATGCCAGTATCTGTCATTCCGATATTCACCAGATGAAGGGCGACTGGGGGCCACAGCAATACCCGCAGGTGCCTGGTCATGAGATTGTGGGTATTGTTTCGGCAGTAGGTAAGAATGTAACGAAGTTCAAAGTGGGAGATCGCGCCGGGGTAGGCTGTATGGTGGATAGCTGTATGGAATGTGAACATTGCAGGCATGGGGAAGAGCATTATTGCGACAATGGCAAAACCCTGTTCACCTACGGCAATCCGGACAAAACCGCTCCTTCCGGCATTACGCAGGGAGGTTATTCTACCAAAATAGTAGTACGGGATCATTTTGCCGTGCATATCCCTGATCATATCAGTCTCGAGGAAGCGGCTCCTTTGCTTTGTGCAGGGATCACCACCTATTCGCCCATCATGAAAGCAGCTTTTAAGATCGGTGATAAAGTAGGTGTTGCCGGTATCGGCGGCCTGGGTCACCTGGCGGTAAAGCTGGCCGTATCCAAAGGGGCGGAGGTATATGCCTTTACTACATCGGCCGATAAGGTTAAAGACATCAAAGCTTTCGGCGCCAAAGAAGTGATTGTGGTGGATGAGCTGTCAAAATTGAAACCATACAAAGGGCTGCTGGATTATATGATTGCCACTATTCCGGCGCAATATGATGTGGCGGCCTATTCGTCAGTGGTCAAGCCGGGTGGCTTTTACACCCAGGTGGGAATGCCCGTTGGCTTTGAGCTGACGCTTAGCAATATTGGTCTGGCCAATACCCGGGTCAACTTCAATGCATCCCTCATTGGCGGTATACCGGAAACACAGGAGGTAGTACATTATTGTGCAGATAACAAGGTGTTGCCACAGATAGAGGTCATCAAAGCGGAACAGGTGAACGAGGCCTGGACCAAAGTGCTGAACAAAGAAGCACGGTACCGTTATGTCATAGATGCTGCTACTATATAA
- a CDS encoding helix-turn-helix domain-containing protein, whose amino-acid sequence MPANKNERSLSGFNNDLKLKGFNVFQIESDGQATKIYSRKDFYKICLTTGKSIIHYADRSYEMDGTILFFGNPHIPYSWETISSTYVGYTCLFSEVFLKQSQRSESLQQSPFFKLGGTPVLHITEQQRDFLNTLFRKMIEEQQTDYAFKDELIRNYINLIIHESLKLQPSENFEQHKNASARITAVFLELLERQFPIETTDRPLLLRTAQDYAKALSIHVNYLNRSIKEITGKSTSTHISERIITEAKALLLHTEWNIADIAYSLGFEYPTYFNNFFKKMTGTNPKSLREQEV is encoded by the coding sequence ATGCCAGCCAACAAAAATGAACGCTCTCTTTCCGGGTTTAACAATGATTTGAAGCTGAAAGGTTTTAACGTGTTCCAGATTGAAAGCGACGGACAGGCTACTAAAATATACAGTAGGAAAGACTTCTATAAAATATGCCTGACAACAGGTAAAAGCATCATCCACTATGCGGACAGGAGTTATGAAATGGATGGCACCATCCTGTTTTTCGGCAATCCGCATATCCCTTATTCCTGGGAAACGATCTCAAGCACCTATGTTGGCTATACCTGCCTATTTTCCGAGGTGTTCCTGAAGCAATCCCAGCGTTCCGAAAGCCTGCAGCAGTCGCCCTTTTTTAAATTGGGCGGTACGCCGGTATTGCATATTACAGAGCAGCAGCGCGACTTCCTGAATACCTTATTCAGAAAGATGATAGAAGAGCAGCAAACGGACTATGCCTTTAAGGATGAGCTTATCCGCAATTATATCAATCTCATCATTCACGAATCTCTCAAACTGCAGCCTTCTGAGAACTTTGAGCAGCATAAGAATGCATCTGCGCGCATTACTGCTGTATTCCTGGAATTGCTGGAGCGGCAGTTCCCGATAGAGACCACTGACCGTCCTTTGTTGTTGAGGACAGCCCAGGATTATGCAAAAGCGCTCTCCATTCATGTTAACTACCTGAACCGGTCAATTAAAGAAATTACCGGAAAGTCCACTTCTACCCATATCTCCGAACGTATCATCACAGAAGCAAAGGCCCTGCTGCTCCATACAGAATGGAATATTGCAGATATAGCCTATTCGCTGGGTTTCGAATACCCAACCTATTTCAACAACTTCTTCAAAAAGATGACCGGTACCAACCCGAAATCGCTGCGTGAGCAGGAGGTTTGA